A section of the Streptomyces sp. NBC_01591 genome encodes:
- a CDS encoding DUF397 domain-containing protein gives MSTTTDLAWFKSSYSGGDGDSCVEVALSWHKSSYSSGSGDSCVEVATCPTTVHVRDSKVEQGPQLALSPTAWTGFVTYAVGTARV, from the coding sequence ATGAGCACCACAACAGACCTGGCCTGGTTCAAGAGCAGCTACAGCGGCGGCGACGGCGACTCCTGCGTCGAAGTCGCCCTCTCCTGGCACAAGTCCAGCTACAGCAGCGGGTCCGGCGACTCCTGCGTGGAGGTCGCCACCTGCCCCACCACTGTCCACGTCCGGGACTCCAAGGTCGAGCAGGGCCCGCAGCTCGCCCTCTCCCCCACCGCCTGGACCGGCTTCGTCACGTACGCGGTGGGCACCGCGCGCGTCTGA
- the tdh gene encoding L-threonine 3-dehydrogenase, whose protein sequence is MKALVKQKAEPGLWLMDVPEPEIGPTDVLIKVLRTGICGTDLHIRNYDGWAQQAVRTPLVLGHEFVGEVAETGADVVDINVGDLASGEGHLVCGKCRNCLAGRRHLCRSTLGLGVGRDGAFAEYVALPASNVWVHRVPVDLDVAAIFDPFGNAVHTALSFPLVGEDVLITGAGPIGIMAAAVAKHAGARNVVITDVSEARLELARKVGVSLALNVAEETIADGQKHLGLREGFDVGLEMSGRPEAMRDMIANMTHGGRIAMLGLPSEEFAVDWARIVTSMITVKGIYGREMYETWYAMSVLLEGGLDLAPVITGRYGYRDFEAAFDDAASGRGGKVILDWTS, encoded by the coding sequence GTGAAGGCACTCGTGAAGCAGAAGGCCGAGCCGGGACTCTGGCTGATGGACGTGCCGGAGCCGGAGATCGGCCCCACGGACGTACTGATCAAGGTGCTCCGTACCGGCATCTGCGGCACCGATCTGCACATCCGCAACTACGACGGCTGGGCGCAGCAGGCCGTGCGCACCCCGCTCGTCCTCGGCCACGAGTTCGTCGGCGAGGTCGCGGAGACCGGCGCCGACGTCGTCGACATCAACGTCGGCGACCTGGCCAGCGGCGAGGGCCACCTGGTGTGCGGCAAGTGCCGCAACTGTCTGGCCGGCCGCCGCCACCTGTGCCGCTCCACGCTCGGGCTCGGTGTCGGCCGGGACGGGGCGTTCGCCGAGTACGTCGCCCTGCCCGCGTCCAACGTCTGGGTGCACCGCGTCCCCGTCGACCTCGACGTCGCCGCGATCTTCGACCCGTTCGGCAACGCCGTGCACACCGCGCTGTCGTTCCCGCTGGTCGGTGAGGACGTACTGATCACCGGCGCCGGACCGATCGGCATCATGGCCGCCGCCGTCGCCAAGCACGCGGGCGCCCGCAACGTCGTCATCACCGACGTCAGCGAGGCCCGGCTGGAACTGGCCCGGAAGGTCGGCGTCAGCCTCGCCCTGAACGTCGCCGAGGAGACCATCGCCGACGGCCAGAAGCACCTCGGACTGCGCGAGGGCTTCGACGTCGGCCTGGAGATGTCCGGCCGGCCCGAGGCGATGCGCGACATGATCGCGAACATGACGCACGGCGGCCGGATCGCCATGCTCGGACTGCCGTCCGAGGAGTTCGCCGTCGACTGGGCCCGCATCGTCACCTCGATGATCACCGTCAAGGGCATCTACGGCCGAGAGATGTACGAGACCTGGTACGCCATGTCCGTACTGCTGGAGGGCGGCCTCGACCTCGCCCCCGTGATCACCGGCCGGTACGGCTACCGCGACTTCGAAGCGGCCTTCGACGACGCGGCGAGCGGCCGCGGCGGCAAGGTCATCCTCGACTGGACCTCCTGA
- a CDS encoding GNAT family N-acetyltransferase, whose product MSTLSAPAPGPAPADRKTFIRTEFDLVDAVLRPWSRADADSETLLDALVAAAADPAIALWNPIATADRDAARAWVEARDGGWERGTVAAFAVRDTADDAVLGGVSLRWVDREDGLAMAAYWLLPAARGRGLVTRAVAAITDWGFDTADARRIEIAHAVGNPASCRVADRCGYLPEGTLRDSHRFGDGEYHDEHLHARLANDPRSEGV is encoded by the coding sequence ATGAGCACTCTCTCCGCCCCTGCCCCGGGCCCCGCCCCCGCCGACCGCAAGACCTTCATCCGCACCGAGTTCGATCTGGTGGACGCGGTGCTGCGCCCCTGGAGCCGGGCGGACGCCGATTCGGAGACCCTGCTGGATGCGTTGGTGGCCGCCGCGGCGGATCCGGCGATCGCCCTCTGGAATCCCATAGCGACGGCCGACCGGGACGCCGCCCGTGCCTGGGTGGAGGCGCGTGACGGCGGGTGGGAACGCGGTACGGTCGCTGCCTTCGCCGTACGGGACACCGCCGACGACGCGGTGCTCGGCGGCGTTTCCCTGCGCTGGGTCGACCGCGAGGACGGGCTGGCGATGGCCGCCTACTGGCTGCTGCCCGCCGCCCGCGGGCGAGGCCTCGTGACCAGGGCGGTCGCGGCGATCACGGACTGGGGCTTCGACACCGCCGACGCCCGCCGCATCGAGATCGCCCACGCCGTCGGCAACCCGGCGTCCTGCCGCGTCGCCGACCGCTGCGGCTACCTCCCCGAGGGCACCCTGCGCGACTCCCACCGCTTCGGCGACGGCGAGTACCACGACGAGCACCTGCATGCACGGTTGGCCAACGACCCGCGATCCGAAGGGGTTTGA
- a CDS encoding bifunctional serine/threonine-protein kinase/ABC transporter substrate-binding protein, whose translation MDELRAQDPSRIGGHRLLGRLGAGGMGVVYLGRTDTGALAAVKVILPEYAEDDDFRVRFRREVEAARRVDSPWAVPVTGAETEGEHPWLATAFVPGPALSEAVARCGPLPVRSVRVLGRLLSRALASVHAAGLVHRDVKPGNVLLTADGPRLIDFGIARAVDATALTATDLVVGTPGFLSPEQATGGGTVAGPASDVFSLGCLLAYATTGRPPFGSGAVEALLYRTVHDEPDLDGVDDPELRVLLGALLAKDPAARPTAAQLDERIVEDAPDGSVDWLPEDVVRLIADRSAAMLALPGIDATTAGEPATGTPRPGRRRILLLAGAAAVVAAGGGTFAVREWLRDDPDATGAAGSGERAWTIGVQADLTGPRSAAGRAQERGVRLAVERFNSRKDKPFTLRVKVLDDRGDATRAMRVAEQFTRDRDVLAVIGPTGDPATGSVLGAYDEAMLTVITVSSLQLAYPARSKKSFFQAAPSDAALSTPIISRLLLRPDVERLGVLLDRSGGQSAYQVGYLTNMDAGVLTTGTAYPRVVPTGTRNFAPVIADMLTHASDAFFYAGDAAGAARTARALAATPFKGPRMAMHTVMDAHFLKDAGEAAEDWEFTAPYIDATAPRAKEFAAAHRRRFGGAPGHWAAEAYDAAGLVITALTALTKGAQRPARAALVAKIAASTYEGVSRTYAFDETHRLKGTDAYLYGVRDGGYHYLGPAPKAGA comes from the coding sequence ATGGATGAGCTGCGAGCCCAGGACCCGTCGCGGATCGGCGGACACCGGCTGCTGGGACGGCTCGGCGCAGGCGGGATGGGGGTGGTCTATCTCGGCCGCACGGACACCGGGGCGCTCGCCGCGGTCAAGGTGATCCTGCCCGAGTACGCCGAGGACGACGACTTCCGGGTCCGTTTCCGCCGCGAGGTCGAGGCCGCCCGCCGGGTGGACAGTCCCTGGGCGGTTCCGGTCACGGGTGCCGAGACCGAGGGCGAACACCCCTGGCTGGCCACGGCGTTCGTGCCGGGACCGGCGCTGTCGGAGGCGGTGGCCCGGTGCGGACCGCTGCCGGTGCGGAGCGTCCGGGTGCTCGGACGGCTGCTGTCCCGTGCGCTGGCTTCCGTGCACGCCGCCGGACTCGTCCACCGCGACGTCAAGCCGGGCAATGTGCTGCTCACCGCCGACGGACCGCGCCTGATCGACTTCGGTATCGCGCGAGCCGTCGACGCCACCGCACTGACCGCGACGGACCTGGTGGTGGGGACCCCCGGCTTCCTCTCGCCGGAGCAGGCCACCGGCGGCGGAACGGTCGCCGGACCCGCGAGCGACGTGTTCTCGCTGGGATGCCTCCTGGCGTACGCCACGACCGGACGCCCCCCGTTCGGCAGCGGCGCCGTCGAGGCCCTGCTCTACCGCACCGTTCACGACGAACCCGACCTCGACGGGGTCGACGACCCGGAACTGCGGGTGCTGCTGGGCGCCTTGCTGGCCAAGGACCCCGCGGCGCGGCCCACCGCCGCGCAGCTCGACGAGCGGATCGTCGAGGACGCACCCGACGGCTCCGTCGACTGGCTGCCCGAGGACGTCGTACGGCTGATCGCCGACCGGTCCGCCGCGATGCTCGCGCTGCCCGGCATCGACGCCACGACCGCCGGGGAACCCGCGACCGGCACGCCCCGGCCGGGGCGGCGGAGGATCCTTCTGCTGGCGGGCGCCGCAGCGGTGGTCGCGGCCGGCGGTGGCACGTTCGCGGTACGGGAGTGGCTGCGCGACGACCCGGACGCGACCGGTGCGGCCGGGTCCGGCGAGCGGGCCTGGACCATCGGCGTACAGGCGGATCTGACCGGTCCCCGAAGTGCGGCCGGACGGGCACAGGAGCGTGGCGTACGCCTCGCCGTCGAACGGTTCAACTCCCGTAAGGACAAGCCCTTCACGCTTCGGGTGAAGGTCCTGGACGACCGCGGGGACGCCACCCGGGCCATGCGGGTCGCCGAACAGTTCACCCGTGACCGCGATGTGCTCGCCGTGATCGGCCCGACCGGCGACCCCGCCACCGGTTCCGTCCTCGGCGCGTACGACGAGGCGATGCTGACGGTCATCACCGTGTCCTCGCTCCAGCTCGCCTACCCCGCCCGGTCCAAGAAGTCCTTCTTCCAGGCCGCCCCGTCCGACGCCGCACTGTCCACGCCGATCATCAGCCGGCTGCTGCTGCGGCCCGACGTCGAACGGCTCGGGGTGCTGCTCGACCGGTCCGGCGGCCAGTCCGCCTACCAGGTGGGCTACCTCACCAACATGGACGCCGGGGTGCTCACCACCGGGACCGCCTACCCGCGAGTGGTACCGACCGGCACGCGGAACTTCGCGCCGGTCATCGCGGACATGCTCACGCACGCCAGCGATGCCTTCTTCTACGCGGGCGACGCGGCCGGAGCCGCCCGTACCGCACGTGCTCTCGCCGCCACACCCTTCAAGGGGCCCCGCATGGCCATGCACACGGTCATGGACGCACACTTCCTGAAGGACGCCGGGGAAGCCGCCGAGGACTGGGAGTTCACCGCCCCCTACATCGACGCGACGGCCCCCCGGGCCAAGGAGTTCGCCGCGGCGCACCGCAGGAGATTCGGGGGCGCTCCCGGCCACTGGGCCGCCGAGGCGTACGACGCGGCCGGGCTCGTCATCACCGCCCTCACCGCTCTCACCAAGGGGGCCCAACGGCCCGCGCGGGCCGCACTCGTGGCGAAGATCGCCGCGTCCACGTACGAAGGAGTGTCCCGGACCTACGCCTTCGACGAGACCCACCGCCTCAAGGGCACGGACGCGTACCTCTACGGGGTGCGCGACGGCGGCTACCACTACCTCGGCCCGGCGCCGAAGGCCGGAGCCTGA
- a CDS encoding peptidase S1, which yields MKRKTLAAAVAALALAGLAGTTQAGAVPGTVSGDGGNRIGTLRVNGDAYVKEGGLSATWVKESGDVKQIALSGDRIGVLTGDGVAWVKEGGLSATWVKEATDVKQIALSGDRIGVLKDNGDAYVKEGGLSATWVKESGKVKELELSGDRIGVVTGDGVAWVKEGGLSASWIRESDNVIGIDLAGNRIGVLVGNGVAWVKEGGLSASWVREADDVIQLELSGNRIGILKDNGEAHVKEGGLSATWVHEYNQAIQIALSGDRIGVLKGDGDARVKEGGLSATWVLEADNVTELALS from the coding sequence TTGAAGCGCAAGACACTCGCCGCGGCGGTCGCCGCCCTGGCCCTGGCCGGTCTCGCCGGAACGACCCAGGCCGGCGCGGTTCCCGGCACGGTCTCCGGCGACGGCGGCAACCGCATCGGCACCCTGCGTGTCAACGGTGATGCGTATGTGAAGGAGGGCGGCCTCAGCGCGACCTGGGTCAAGGAGTCGGGGGACGTCAAGCAGATCGCCCTCTCGGGCGACCGCATCGGCGTCCTCACCGGTGACGGCGTCGCGTGGGTCAAGGAGGGTGGCCTCAGCGCCACGTGGGTCAAGGAGGCCACGGACGTCAAGCAGATCGCCCTGTCCGGCGACCGCATCGGTGTCCTCAAGGACAACGGCGACGCGTACGTGAAGGAGGGCGGCCTCAGCGCGACGTGGGTCAAGGAGTCCGGCAAGGTCAAGGAACTCGAACTGTCCGGCGACCGCATCGGTGTCGTCACCGGGGACGGTGTCGCCTGGGTGAAGGAGGGCGGCCTCAGCGCCTCCTGGATCAGGGAGTCCGACAACGTCATCGGCATCGACCTGGCTGGGAACCGCATCGGTGTCCTCGTCGGCAACGGTGTCGCCTGGGTGAAGGAGGGCGGCCTCAGCGCCTCCTGGGTGAGGGAGGCCGACGACGTCATCCAGCTCGAACTGTCGGGCAACCGCATCGGCATCCTGAAGGACAACGGTGAGGCACACGTGAAGGAGGGCGGCCTCAGCGCGACCTGGGTCCACGAGTACAACCAGGCAATCCAGATCGCCCTGTCCGGCGACCGCATCGGCGTGCTCAAGGGCGACGGCGACGCACGGGTCAAGGAGGGCGGCCTGAGTGCGACGTGGGTCCTGGAGGCCGACAACGTCACGGAGTTGGCGCTCTCCTGA
- a CDS encoding LysR family transcriptional regulator, with protein MIDSRRLRILRAVADHRTVTAAAAALYLTPSAVSQQLAALEQETGHRLVERGARGARLTPAGEILLTHTNAVLAQLERAEAELAAYSSGDAGTVTVAAFATGIGLVLAPAIAELTRTAPGIRVRVQDAEGDASVPMVLDRQVDVAVAVEYRGAPDEDDRRLTRVPLYSEPFDAVLPVGHALAGREQVAIADLEKDAWIGPYPGNPCHDVVVLSCEFAGFQPRMEHSSDDFRAVVALAGAGAGVALVPRSALRGMELTGVVVRPVEGSAPTRRVFAAVRHGAEGHPLIAPVLDALAAAAVREGALPLPASP; from the coding sequence ATGATCGATTCACGGCGGCTGCGCATCCTCCGTGCGGTGGCCGACCACCGCACGGTGACCGCCGCAGCCGCCGCGCTGTACCTCACCCCCTCCGCCGTCTCCCAGCAGCTCGCCGCGCTGGAGCAGGAGACCGGGCACCGGCTCGTCGAACGGGGCGCGCGCGGCGCCCGGCTCACCCCCGCCGGGGAGATCCTGCTGACCCACACCAACGCGGTGCTGGCCCAGCTGGAAAGGGCCGAGGCGGAGCTCGCCGCCTACAGCTCGGGGGACGCGGGTACGGTCACCGTCGCCGCGTTCGCCACCGGCATCGGCCTCGTCCTCGCCCCCGCGATCGCCGAACTGACACGCACCGCGCCCGGTATCCGGGTCCGGGTCCAGGACGCCGAGGGCGACGCGAGCGTGCCGATGGTGCTCGACCGGCAGGTCGATGTGGCGGTCGCCGTCGAGTACCGGGGCGCCCCGGACGAGGACGACCGGCGGCTGACCCGGGTGCCGCTGTACTCCGAGCCGTTCGACGCGGTTCTGCCGGTCGGGCATGCGCTGGCCGGCCGGGAACAGGTGGCGATCGCCGACCTGGAGAAGGACGCGTGGATCGGCCCGTACCCCGGCAACCCCTGCCACGACGTGGTGGTCCTGTCCTGTGAGTTCGCCGGCTTCCAGCCCAGGATGGAGCACTCCTCGGACGACTTCCGCGCGGTGGTCGCGCTGGCCGGGGCGGGTGCCGGGGTGGCGCTGGTGCCGCGGTCGGCGCTGCGGGGGATGGAGCTGACGGGGGTGGTGGTGCGGCCGGTGGAGGGCAGCGCGCCGACCCGCCGGGTCTTCGCCGCGGTGCGGCACGGGGCGGAGGGGCATCCGCTGATCGCCCCGGTGCTCGACGCGCTGGCCGCGGCGGCGGTACGGGAAGGGGCGCTGCCCCTGCCCGCGTCACCCTGA
- a CDS encoding bifunctional serine/threonine-protein kinase/ABC transporter substrate-binding protein, translating to MRPLTSDDPRTIGEYRTLVRLGAGGMGVVYLARSSGGALAAVKVIRAEHAADPGFRARFRRESEAAGRVTGPWAVPVTGADTEAREPWLATAFVPGPSLAEAVAAEGPLPATTVRVLGARLAGALVAVHEAGLVHRDVKPGNVLLALDGPRLIDFGIARHEGATALTATDVVIGTPGYLAPEQASARPLGPACDIFSLGCVLVYAATGRRPFGQGTAAGVLFRTVHEEPDLDGLPSGLLPLVEACLAKDPADRPTARQVEELLTDAAPPDARSWAPPGLSALIAERSATALALPVPEPPTVVADPGPPGPSRRRVLTATATGAVLLTGGAAAALVAGRQRDRATSPRTLPTYTIGLHADLSGPGRAVGLAHERGIRLAVDDHNSRTDAGFRLALRTEDDAGDAARALHVANRLVADPDVLAVVGPTGDVAAAAVVSRYETARLAQVVVAAGSTTADSAGTKTLCVTRPFDDSLSIALIRYVVQVRPAERVVVVEDRADLRSSWSITDRFRDHPIEGIEVTVHTVDADTTTFAPAAHAAVAARADAVVYAGSSPGRGARCATALADAGFTGTGMSVGPVLAPAFLRGAGKAAEGWVFAQAYTDPTALPAAKAFTAAHRERFGAPPGRWSAEAYDAVGLTVRAARTTSAAEAERGGVAQRLFRTSHPGITRTLSFHSSTRQVRIETGMFLYRVQGGRARFLGPYTKV from the coding sequence ATGCGGCCGCTCACCTCGGACGACCCCCGCACCATCGGCGAGTACCGCACCCTGGTGCGGCTCGGCGCGGGCGGCATGGGTGTGGTGTACCTGGCCCGTTCGTCCGGCGGGGCGCTCGCCGCGGTGAAGGTGATCCGGGCCGAGCACGCCGCCGACCCCGGCTTCCGGGCCCGCTTCCGGCGCGAGTCCGAGGCCGCCGGGAGGGTCACCGGACCGTGGGCGGTCCCGGTGACGGGGGCCGACACCGAGGCCCGTGAACCCTGGCTGGCCACCGCGTTCGTGCCGGGCCCCTCGCTGGCCGAGGCCGTCGCCGCCGAGGGGCCGCTGCCGGCCACCACCGTCCGGGTGCTCGGCGCCCGCCTCGCCGGCGCACTCGTCGCGGTGCACGAGGCCGGTCTCGTCCACCGCGACGTCAAGCCCGGCAACGTGCTCCTCGCGCTCGACGGGCCCCGGCTCATCGATTTCGGCATCGCACGCCACGAGGGCGCCACGGCCCTCACCGCGACCGACGTCGTGATCGGCACACCTGGCTACCTCGCCCCCGAGCAGGCTTCGGCGCGGCCGCTCGGACCGGCCTGCGACATCTTCTCGCTGGGCTGCGTCCTCGTGTACGCGGCGACCGGGCGGCGTCCGTTCGGCCAGGGCACCGCCGCCGGGGTGCTCTTCCGGACCGTGCACGAGGAACCCGATCTGGACGGACTGCCGTCCGGGCTGCTGCCCCTCGTCGAGGCCTGCCTGGCCAAGGACCCGGCGGACCGGCCCACCGCGCGTCAGGTCGAAGAACTGCTCACCGATGCCGCGCCCCCGGACGCGCGTTCCTGGGCGCCGCCGGGTCTGTCCGCCCTGATCGCCGAACGCTCGGCCACCGCCCTCGCGCTCCCCGTCCCCGAACCGCCCACGGTCGTCGCAGACCCCGGTCCGCCCGGTCCGTCACGACGGCGTGTCCTCACCGCCACGGCCACCGGTGCGGTCCTCCTGACGGGCGGCGCGGCCGCTGCCCTGGTGGCCGGGCGGCAACGCGACAGGGCGACGTCGCCCCGCACCCTTCCCACGTACACGATCGGGCTGCACGCGGACCTGAGCGGGCCGGGCAGGGCGGTCGGCCTGGCGCATGAACGCGGCATCCGGCTCGCCGTCGATGACCACAACTCCCGTACCGACGCAGGCTTCCGGCTCGCCCTGCGCACCGAGGACGACGCCGGGGACGCGGCCCGCGCCCTGCACGTCGCCAACCGGCTGGTCGCCGATCCGGACGTGCTCGCCGTGGTCGGCCCCACCGGGGACGTCGCCGCCGCGGCCGTCGTCAGCCGCTACGAGACGGCACGCCTCGCCCAGGTCGTCGTCGCGGCAGGATCCACCACCGCCGACTCGGCAGGCACCAAGACCCTCTGCGTGACCCGGCCCTTCGACGACTCGCTGTCCATCGCCCTGATCCGCTACGTGGTCCAGGTCCGCCCGGCCGAACGGGTGGTCGTCGTCGAGGACCGTGCCGACCTCCGGAGCAGCTGGTCGATCACCGACCGCTTCCGGGACCATCCGATCGAGGGGATCGAGGTGACGGTGCACACGGTCGACGCGGACACCACCACCTTCGCCCCGGCCGCCCACGCGGCGGTCGCCGCCCGGGCGGACGCGGTCGTGTACGCCGGATCGTCACCCGGCAGGGGCGCCCGCTGCGCCACCGCCCTGGCCGACGCCGGATTCACCGGAACCGGAATGTCCGTCGGGCCGGTCCTGGCACCCGCCTTCCTCCGCGGTGCGGGCAAGGCCGCCGAAGGGTGGGTCTTCGCGCAGGCGTACACCGACCCGACGGCACTCCCGGCCGCGAAGGCGTTCACCGCCGCGCACCGCGAGCGGTTCGGGGCCCCGCCGGGCCGTTGGTCCGCCGAGGCGTACGACGCGGTCGGTCTGACCGTCCGGGCCGCCCGGACCACCAGCGCGGCCGAAGCGGAACGCGGCGGCGTCGCACAGCGGCTGTTCCGGACCAGCCACCCGGGCATCACCCGGACGCTGTCCTTCCACTCCTCCACCCGTCAGGTGCGGATCGAGACGGGGATGTTCCTCTACCGGGTCCAGGGCGGGCGGGCGCGTTTCCTGGGGCCGTACACGAAGGTCTGA
- a CDS encoding glycine C-acetyltransferase has product MFDSVRDDMRTTLEEIEAAGLHKPERVIGTPQSASVAVTAGGRPGEVLNFCANNYLGLADHPDVIAAAHQALDRWGYGMASVRFICGTQEVHKELEQRLSTFLGQEDTILYSSCFDANGGVFETVLGPEDAVISDALNHASIIDGIRLSKAKRFRYANRDMDDLEKQLKEASGARRRLVVTDGVFSMDGYVAPLREICDLAERYDAMVMVDDSHAVGFVGPGGRGTPELHDVMDRVDIITGTLGKALGGASGGYVAARAEIVALLRQRSRPYLFSNSLAPVIAAASLKVLDLLEAAGDLREQLNANTALFRTRMTEEGFDILPGDHAIAPVMIGDAAKAGRMAELLLERGVYVIGFSYPVVPQGAARIRVQLSAAHSTQDVNRAVDAFVDARAALGE; this is encoded by the coding sequence ATGTTCGACTCCGTACGCGACGACATGCGCACCACCCTCGAAGAGATCGAGGCCGCCGGACTGCACAAGCCCGAGCGCGTGATCGGCACCCCGCAGTCCGCGTCGGTCGCCGTCACCGCGGGCGGCCGCCCCGGTGAGGTGCTCAACTTCTGCGCCAACAACTACCTGGGCCTCGCCGACCACCCCGATGTGATCGCCGCCGCCCACCAGGCGCTGGACCGCTGGGGCTACGGCATGGCCTCGGTCCGCTTCATCTGCGGCACCCAGGAGGTCCACAAGGAACTGGAGCAGCGGCTCTCCACGTTCCTCGGCCAGGAGGACACGATCCTCTACTCCTCCTGCTTCGACGCCAACGGCGGTGTCTTCGAGACCGTCCTCGGCCCGGAGGACGCGGTCATCTCCGACGCCCTCAACCACGCCTCCATCATCGACGGCATCCGCCTCTCCAAGGCCAAGCGGTTCCGCTACGCCAACCGTGACATGGACGACCTGGAGAAGCAGCTCAAGGAGGCGTCCGGCGCCCGGCGCAGGCTCGTCGTCACCGATGGCGTCTTCTCCATGGACGGGTACGTCGCGCCGCTGCGCGAGATCTGCGACCTGGCCGAGCGCTACGACGCCATGGTCATGGTCGACGACTCGCACGCCGTCGGCTTCGTCGGCCCCGGCGGCCGCGGCACGCCGGAGCTGCACGACGTGATGGACCGGGTCGACATCATCACCGGCACCCTCGGCAAGGCGCTCGGCGGCGCGTCCGGCGGCTATGTCGCGGCCCGTGCCGAGATCGTCGCGCTGCTGCGCCAGCGCTCCCGCCCGTACCTCTTCTCCAACTCCCTCGCCCCGGTCATCGCAGCGGCCTCGCTCAAGGTCCTCGACCTGCTGGAGGCCGCCGGCGACCTGCGCGAGCAGCTCAACGCCAACACCGCGCTCTTCCGTACACGGATGACCGAGGAGGGCTTCGACATCCTGCCCGGCGACCACGCCATCGCCCCCGTCATGATCGGGGACGCGGCGAAGGCAGGCCGGATGGCGGAGCTCCTCCTGGAGCGCGGTGTGTACGTGATCGGGTTCTCCTACCCGGTCGTTCCGCAGGGCGCGGCCCGTATCCGCGTCCAGCTCTCCGCCGCGCACTCGACTCAGGACGTGAACCGGGCCGTGGACGCGTTCGTCGACGCGCGGGCCGCACTGGGGGAGTAG
- a CDS encoding ATP-binding protein, producing the protein MEALATPQPPVTVRVFVQRFSSTPRGARLARHLALHVLHDWGIPYRSDASETAELIVAELVTNAATHGLVPGRDFELRLSHSPGIGGGRGVLRIEVSDTLGERRPPGPGELVAPPPGSDGGRGLVLVDALADRWAVLDRKPPGKTVRAELDVSY; encoded by the coding sequence ATGGAAGCACTCGCCACCCCCCAACCACCGGTCACCGTACGTGTGTTCGTGCAGCGCTTCAGCTCCACACCGCGCGGCGCCAGGCTCGCCCGCCATCTCGCCCTGCACGTGCTGCACGACTGGGGCATTCCGTACCGCAGTGACGCTTCGGAGACGGCGGAGCTGATCGTCGCCGAGCTGGTCACCAACGCGGCGACGCACGGTCTGGTGCCGGGGCGGGATTTCGAGCTGCGGCTCAGTCACTCGCCGGGCATCGGGGGCGGACGGGGCGTACTGCGGATCGAGGTCAGCGACACCCTGGGCGAGCGGCGGCCCCCGGGACCGGGGGAGCTGGTGGCGCCGCCGCCCGGCTCGGACGGCGGTCGCGGGCTCGTCCTGGTCGACGCGCTGGCCGACCGATGGGCGGTGCTGGACCGGAAGCCCCCGGGCAAGACGGTCCGGGCCGAGCTGGACGTGTCGTACTGA
- a CDS encoding helix-turn-helix domain-containing protein, whose translation MTDGVGTTSGAARQGGEPEPTESLRTFGEIVKVFRKRALLTQEQFAPLVQYSVPTVASIEQGRRFPPLPFVERSEVALDAFGAIRAAAKHLSRRPGIASWFQQWAKLETEAISLYTYECRLIPGLLQSEEYARTLFLNQLPMLDDEQIERQLAARMDRQQLLRERTHTNYSFILEEHLFLRRTGGTQVTREAIDRVLGLAELRNVELQIMPQVRESHAGLDGPIQLLETPDHKWLGYSEGQKSGQLQADPAVVSVLQMRYARMRSQAHTPEDSVGLLQRMRGAL comes from the coding sequence ATGACGGACGGCGTAGGCACGACGAGTGGAGCGGCGAGGCAGGGCGGGGAGCCCGAGCCCACGGAGAGCCTGAGGACGTTCGGGGAGATCGTCAAGGTCTTTCGCAAACGGGCGCTGTTGACCCAGGAGCAGTTCGCGCCGCTGGTGCAGTACTCGGTACCGACCGTCGCCTCGATCGAACAGGGCCGCAGGTTCCCGCCGTTGCCCTTCGTCGAGCGCTCCGAGGTCGCGCTGGACGCGTTCGGGGCCATCAGGGCGGCGGCGAAGCACCTGTCCCGGCGGCCGGGCATCGCGAGTTGGTTCCAGCAGTGGGCGAAGCTGGAGACCGAGGCGATCAGCCTGTACACGTACGAATGCCGGTTGATCCCGGGGCTGTTGCAGTCGGAGGAGTACGCGCGGACGCTGTTCCTCAACCAGCTCCCGATGCTCGATGACGAGCAGATCGAGCGGCAGCTGGCGGCCCGGATGGACCGCCAGCAACTGCTGCGGGAGCGGACCCACACCAACTACAGCTTCATCCTCGAAGAGCATCTCTTCCTGCGGCGCACGGGCGGCACGCAGGTCACCCGGGAGGCCATCGACCGCGTTCTCGGACTCGCCGAGCTCCGCAATGTCGAGCTTCAGATCATGCCGCAGGTCCGCGAGAGCCACGCCGGGCTGGACGGCCCGATCCAGTTGCTGGAGACGCCGGATCACAAGTGGCTCGGCTACAGCGAGGGGCAGAAGTCCGGCCAGCTCCAAGCCGACCCGGCTGTGGTCAGTGTGCTCCAGATGCGGTATGCCAGGATGCGTTCGCAGGCTCACACCCCCGAGGACTCCGTGGGTCTGTTGCAGCGGATGCGAGGAGCACTATGA